Proteins found in one Microbacterium sp. SSM24 genomic segment:
- a CDS encoding glycosyltransferase, translated as MHVVMFGDQHVETLGGAQVSMRLQRRFLEKAGHTVTVVAPRVHGPRGRSFSPDAAYLDIPSIPITPDREYSMSWPGRRTDRWVDAALAGRPAVDVVHVQADFWGAFIGHRFAARHQLPVVHTMHNRVDVGIEATTPFPKTVLRVLNGWQSWALAPHGKRRDGWAYLRGLAAKSDAVTAPSTHFARRLEEHGVVPRDAVPRVDVVWNGIDDGVLDSVLASAGSDRRPGPPRFVWLGRMSPEKRLLPFLEALAASGVRAEVEVIGGGGQLRAAQRLVERLRPAASVVFAGKLPYARVLERIADADAVVQTSIGFETQGMTIFEAASLGTPSIVSDPDLAAELGSGFWPVAADATAAASTAALAAALRAAAADIEAGTPVAVDPTIRERFRQSSRTAAMIEIYERVVGS; from the coding sequence GTGCACGTCGTGATGTTCGGCGACCAGCACGTCGAGACCCTCGGCGGAGCTCAGGTCTCGATGCGGCTGCAGCGCCGGTTCCTCGAGAAGGCCGGCCACACCGTGACCGTCGTCGCGCCCCGCGTGCACGGGCCGCGGGGGCGGTCGTTCTCTCCGGATGCCGCGTACCTCGACATCCCGTCGATCCCGATCACCCCCGACCGCGAGTACTCGATGTCGTGGCCGGGACGGCGGACGGACAGATGGGTGGATGCCGCGCTCGCCGGCCGGCCGGCCGTCGACGTCGTCCACGTCCAGGCCGACTTCTGGGGCGCGTTCATCGGACACCGCTTCGCCGCCCGCCATCAGCTGCCCGTGGTCCACACGATGCACAATCGCGTCGACGTCGGCATCGAGGCGACCACGCCCTTTCCGAAGACGGTGCTGCGCGTGCTGAACGGCTGGCAGTCGTGGGCGCTCGCACCGCACGGAAAGCGCCGGGACGGGTGGGCGTATCTGCGCGGGCTCGCCGCGAAGTCCGACGCCGTGACGGCGCCGTCGACGCACTTCGCCCGGCGGCTCGAGGAGCACGGGGTCGTGCCCCGCGATGCGGTCCCGCGGGTGGACGTGGTGTGGAACGGCATCGACGACGGCGTGCTCGATTCGGTGCTCGCGTCGGCCGGGTCCGATCGCCGTCCCGGGCCGCCCCGGTTCGTCTGGCTGGGGAGGATGAGTCCCGAGAAGCGCCTGCTGCCCTTCCTCGAGGCGCTCGCCGCGTCGGGCGTGCGCGCCGAGGTCGAGGTGATCGGCGGCGGCGGGCAGCTGCGCGCGGCGCAGCGTCTCGTGGAGAGACTGCGGCCCGCGGCATCCGTCGTCTTCGCGGGCAAGCTCCCGTACGCGCGGGTGCTCGAGCGCATCGCCGACGCGGACGCGGTCGTGCAGACGTCGATCGGCTTCGAGACGCAGGGCATGACGATCTTCGAGGCGGCGTCCCTCGGAACGCCGTCGATCGTCAGCGACCCCGACCTGGCCGCCGAGCTGGGCTCGGGATTCTGGCCGGTCGCCGCCGACGCGACGGCTGCCGCGTCGACGGCCGCGCTCGCAGCGGCTCTGCGGGCGGCAGCTGCCGACATCGAGGCCGGGACGCCCGTGGCGGTCGACCCGACGATCCGCGAGCGGTTCCGTCAGTCGTCCCGCACAGCGGCGATGATCGAGATCTACGAGCGGGTCGTCGGCTCCTGA
- a CDS encoding GlxA family transcriptional regulator produces the protein MHSVAVIVQDGFAPFEFGVACEAFGLDRTDDGIPNFDFRIVTPDPGAVTSKMGFSINVDLDLSFAYEADLVVVSPTPRQFWARSASDERVLDVVRKAVARNAWVLSVCSGSFVVAASGVLDGRKATTHWMYADEMAALYPEVDVDPDVLYVQDGRIITSAGTAAGLDACLHLLRQELGAELTNKIARRMVVPPQRDGGQAQFIDKPLPEVASLSLAPVTDWMLENLRLDLTVDQLASKAHMSPRTFARRFKADYGATPAAWVARQRIIHAQRLLEKTDLGLDRIAYESGFGSAAVLRQNFARVLDTTPTAYRARFCCTREAREAAGVDRPVEAALLEPVA, from the coding sequence ATGCACAGCGTCGCCGTGATCGTCCAGGACGGCTTCGCGCCGTTCGAATTCGGAGTCGCCTGCGAGGCGTTCGGCCTCGACCGCACCGACGACGGCATCCCGAACTTCGACTTCCGCATCGTGACGCCCGACCCGGGTGCGGTGACGTCGAAGATGGGCTTCTCCATCAACGTCGATCTCGACCTGTCGTTCGCGTACGAGGCCGACCTCGTCGTCGTCTCGCCGACCCCGCGCCAGTTCTGGGCGCGCAGCGCCTCCGACGAGCGGGTGCTCGACGTGGTCCGCAAAGCCGTCGCGCGCAACGCCTGGGTACTGAGCGTGTGCAGCGGATCGTTCGTGGTCGCGGCATCCGGTGTCCTCGACGGCCGCAAGGCCACCACCCACTGGATGTACGCCGACGAGATGGCCGCGCTGTACCCCGAGGTCGACGTCGATCCGGACGTGCTCTACGTGCAGGACGGCCGCATCATCACGAGCGCCGGCACCGCCGCCGGGCTCGACGCGTGCCTGCACCTGCTGCGCCAGGAGCTCGGCGCCGAGCTGACCAACAAGATCGCGCGCCGCATGGTCGTGCCGCCGCAGCGCGACGGCGGGCAGGCGCAGTTCATCGACAAGCCTCTTCCCGAGGTCGCGTCGCTGTCGCTCGCCCCCGTCACCGACTGGATGCTCGAGAACCTGCGCCTCGACCTCACGGTCGACCAGCTCGCGTCGAAGGCGCACATGTCGCCGCGCACGTTCGCGCGCCGCTTCAAGGCCGACTACGGTGCGACGCCGGCCGCGTGGGTCGCGCGCCAGCGCATCATCCACGCGCAGCGTCTGCTCGAGAAGACCGACCTCGGACTCGACCGCATCGCGTACGAGAGCGGATTCGGCTCGGCGGCCGTGCTGCGCCAGAACTTCGCGCGCGTGCTCGACACGACCCCGACCGCCTACCGCGCCCGGTTCTGCTGCACGCGCGAGGCGCGCGAGGCGGCCGGCGTCGACCGGCCAGTCGAGGCGGCGCTGCTGGAACCCGTCGCGTAA
- a CDS encoding SulP family inorganic anion transporter, which translates to MRIDPRRWFSRKTVGKDAAAGLVLGIEAVPDGLAAGLLAGVNPLAGLYAYLFGMVGAALATSSAFLAVQATSAMALVVSDAGLGQFPDPDRALFTLAVLTGIVMALAGLLRGGRLVSFVPTAVMTGFVTAIGVNIVLGQLSNFTGYQARGPNRLLKTFDVLLHIGQWSIASVVVGTIAILIIVVLLPTRLGSMGLVVAVVSGSIVAVVLNLWVADPVVLLRDIVEVPRGLPVPVLPSVADMPALIIPALSLAFIGLVQGAAVSAGIPTKDGRPADPNRDFIGQGIGNLVSGIFQGMPVGGSMSGSSLIVQAGARTRLSMFVAGAVMAVLLFVASDLVSFVAMPALAGLLMVVGWRAVKPSRVYSVIKTGPLPTAIMAVTFGLTLLIPLQFAVLVGVGLGVILYVAEQSNRVRVRRLEVVPDGRMRETDPPAVVPGGEVLVLQPYGSLFFASAPVFQRQLPEVEAHSSGSVVIVRLRGTDQIGLSLVDVLRRFAEQLGEVGSSLKVVATEERVIAQLDAGGLTADIGAQNVYKGTEWIGEALRRAYADAQDEIARG; encoded by the coding sequence GTGCGCATCGATCCGAGGCGGTGGTTCTCCCGCAAGACCGTCGGGAAGGATGCCGCGGCGGGCCTGGTGCTCGGGATCGAGGCGGTGCCCGACGGCCTGGCCGCGGGACTGCTCGCGGGCGTGAATCCTCTCGCGGGGCTGTACGCGTACCTGTTCGGCATGGTCGGCGCGGCGCTCGCGACGAGCAGCGCCTTCCTGGCGGTGCAGGCGACGAGCGCGATGGCGCTGGTCGTGTCGGATGCCGGGCTCGGCCAGTTCCCGGATCCCGACCGAGCCCTGTTCACGCTCGCGGTGCTCACCGGCATCGTCATGGCGCTCGCGGGACTGCTGCGCGGCGGCCGTCTGGTGAGCTTCGTCCCGACGGCGGTCATGACCGGGTTCGTGACCGCGATCGGCGTCAACATCGTGCTCGGTCAGCTCTCGAACTTCACCGGCTACCAGGCGCGCGGGCCCAATCGCCTGCTGAAGACCTTCGACGTGCTGCTCCACATCGGGCAGTGGAGCATCGCCTCGGTCGTGGTGGGGACGATCGCGATCCTGATCATCGTGGTGCTGCTGCCCACCCGCCTCGGGAGCATGGGTCTCGTCGTCGCAGTGGTGAGCGGCTCGATCGTCGCGGTGGTGCTCAACCTGTGGGTCGCCGATCCCGTCGTGCTGCTGCGGGACATCGTCGAGGTCCCGCGGGGCCTGCCGGTGCCTGTGCTGCCGAGCGTCGCCGACATGCCCGCGCTGATCATCCCCGCGCTCTCGCTGGCGTTCATCGGTCTGGTGCAGGGCGCGGCGGTGAGCGCCGGCATCCCCACCAAGGACGGTCGCCCCGCCGACCCGAACCGCGACTTCATCGGGCAGGGGATCGGGAATCTGGTGTCTGGCATCTTCCAGGGGATGCCGGTGGGCGGCTCGATGTCGGGCTCGTCACTCATCGTGCAGGCGGGTGCGCGCACGCGCCTGTCGATGTTCGTCGCGGGCGCGGTCATGGCGGTCCTGCTGTTCGTCGCGTCGGACCTCGTGTCGTTCGTGGCGATGCCGGCGCTGGCCGGCCTGCTGATGGTCGTCGGCTGGCGGGCGGTGAAGCCCAGCCGCGTGTACTCGGTGATCAAGACCGGGCCGCTGCCGACCGCGATCATGGCGGTGACCTTCGGCCTCACCCTCCTGATCCCGCTGCAGTTCGCGGTGCTGGTCGGCGTCGGGCTCGGCGTGATCCTGTACGTGGCGGAGCAGTCGAACCGGGTGCGGGTGCGGCGCCTGGAGGTCGTGCCGGACGGCCGCATGCGCGAGACGGATCCGCCCGCCGTCGTTCCCGGCGGCGAGGTCCTGGTGCTGCAGCCCTACGGCAGCCTGTTCTTCGCAAGCGCACCCGTGTTCCAGCGCCAGCTGCCCGAGGTCGAGGCGCACTCGAGCGGATCGGTCGTGATCGTCCGCCTGCGTGGAACCGATCAGATCGGGCTGTCGCTCGTCGACGTGCTGCGCCGCTTCGCCGAGCAGCTGGGCGAGGTCGGCTCATCGCTCAAGGTGGTGGCGACCGAGGAGCGGGTGATCGCGCAGCTCGACGCGGGCGGCCTCACCGCCGACATCGGCGCCCAGAACGTCTACAAGGGCACCGAGTGGATCGGTGAAGCCCTGCGCCGTGCGTACGCCGACGCACAGGACGAGATCGCGCGGGGCTGA
- a CDS encoding alkyl/aryl-sulfatase, whose amino-acid sequence MTPDAHLDPKPASPHTAQANAAAAAGLPLSDRRDYDDAKRGFIATLDDPVIRRADGFPVNDITSHDFVLSSDQAPESVHPSLWRHAQVNQNHGLFEVTDGIYQLRGIDLSNMTIIEGDEGIIVIDPLIYRETAAAGLALYRAHRGDRPVKALIYTHSHADHYGGSKAIVSRDDVDSGRAVVIAPEGFLYEAVAENIYAGTAMSRRAIYMYGPMIPAGPLGHVNAGLANTMANLGESTLVAPTDLITQTGETRTVDGVEMVFQMAPGTEAPAEMLIHFPKHRALCAAEDATHTLHNLYTLRGAQVRDAATWWKTLNETIQLFGADTDVIFAQHHWPRWGTDDIVAFLENQRDLYKYLHDQVLHLANKGETMLEIAEQLRLPDGIAGQWYNRDYYGSVNHNAKAVYQRYLGWYDSNPAHLHTLPPAEAGARYVDLAGGADAVIAKARASFDAGEYRWTAELLSHLVFADPGNREAVLLQADTLEQLGYQCENPTWRNEYLMGAQELRGGVKDLGSIVLATLDVLEAMPPEMIFDFMGIKLDGPRAAATAATIQWSMTDAADDAASTYALELRNGCLIYTPGKTLDEPGATVSSTKTALAAAAFGASSIDDAIANGSLAVTGDAAAVSALFGLMEDFPFWFPIVQP is encoded by the coding sequence ATGACCCCTGACGCACACCTCGACCCGAAGCCGGCGAGCCCTCACACCGCACAGGCCAACGCGGCCGCCGCGGCCGGGCTCCCCCTGTCGGACCGACGCGACTACGACGACGCGAAGCGCGGTTTCATCGCCACCCTCGACGACCCGGTGATCCGCCGTGCCGACGGCTTCCCGGTGAACGACATCACCAGCCACGACTTCGTCCTGAGCTCGGACCAGGCGCCCGAGAGCGTCCACCCGAGCCTCTGGCGCCACGCCCAGGTCAATCAGAACCACGGCCTCTTCGAGGTGACCGACGGCATCTACCAGCTGCGCGGCATCGACCTCTCCAACATGACGATCATCGAAGGCGACGAGGGGATCATCGTCATCGACCCGCTCATCTACCGCGAGACGGCGGCCGCCGGCCTGGCCCTCTACCGTGCGCACCGCGGGGATCGCCCCGTGAAGGCGCTGATCTACACGCACAGCCACGCCGACCACTACGGCGGCTCGAAGGCGATCGTCAGCAGAGACGACGTCGACTCCGGCCGGGCGGTCGTGATCGCTCCGGAGGGCTTCCTCTACGAGGCGGTCGCCGAGAACATCTACGCCGGCACCGCGATGTCGCGACGGGCGATCTACATGTACGGCCCGATGATCCCGGCAGGGCCGCTCGGACACGTCAACGCCGGCCTCGCCAACACGATGGCGAACCTGGGCGAGTCGACGCTCGTCGCGCCCACCGACCTCATCACGCAGACCGGCGAGACGCGCACCGTCGACGGCGTCGAGATGGTCTTCCAGATGGCGCCGGGCACCGAGGCGCCGGCCGAGATGCTCATCCACTTCCCGAAGCACCGCGCGCTGTGCGCCGCCGAGGACGCGACCCACACGCTGCACAACCTGTACACGCTGCGCGGAGCGCAGGTGCGCGACGCCGCGACGTGGTGGAAGACCCTCAACGAGACGATCCAGCTCTTCGGCGCCGACACCGATGTCATCTTCGCCCAGCACCACTGGCCGCGTTGGGGCACCGACGACATCGTCGCCTTCCTCGAGAACCAGCGCGATCTCTACAAGTACCTGCACGATCAGGTGCTGCACCTCGCGAACAAAGGCGAGACGATGCTCGAGATCGCCGAGCAGCTGCGACTCCCCGACGGGATCGCCGGACAGTGGTACAACCGCGACTACTACGGCTCGGTGAACCACAACGCCAAGGCCGTGTACCAGCGGTACCTCGGGTGGTACGACTCGAACCCGGCGCACCTGCACACCCTGCCGCCGGCCGAAGCCGGTGCACGGTACGTCGACCTGGCGGGAGGAGCGGACGCCGTGATCGCGAAGGCCCGCGCATCGTTCGACGCCGGCGAGTACCGCTGGACAGCCGAGCTGCTCTCGCACCTCGTCTTCGCCGATCCGGGCAACCGGGAAGCCGTGCTGCTGCAGGCCGACACGCTCGAGCAGCTGGGCTACCAGTGCGAGAACCCGACGTGGCGCAACGAGTACCTCATGGGCGCGCAGGAGCTGCGCGGCGGCGTGAAGGACCTCGGCTCCATCGTCCTCGCCACGCTCGACGTGCTCGAGGCGATGCCGCCGGAGATGATCTTCGACTTCATGGGCATCAAGCTCGACGGGCCGCGCGCCGCGGCGACGGCCGCGACGATCCAGTGGTCGATGACGGATGCCGCGGACGACGCCGCATCCACCTACGCCCTCGAACTGCGCAACGGATGCCTCATCTACACGCCCGGCAAGACGCTCGACGAGCCGGGCGCCACGGTGTCGTCGACGAAGACCGCGCTCGCGGCGGCGGCGTTCGGCGCATCGAGCATCGACGACGCGATCGCGAACGGGTCGCTCGCGGTCACCGGCGACGCCGCCGCTGTGTCAGCGCTTTTCGGCCTGATGGAGGACTTCCCGTTCTGGTTCCCGATCGTGCAGCCCTGA
- a CDS encoding ATP-dependent Clp protease ATP-binding subunit produces the protein MNATQNPGQEESQSALEQFGINLTDRARQGKLDPVIGRDSEIRRVSQVLTRRTKNNPVLIGEPGVGKTAVVEGLAQRIVAGDVAESLKDKELVTLDISALVAGAMYRGQFEERLKSVLKEITESDGRIITFIDELHVLMGAGGGEGSVAASNMLKPMLARGELRLIGATTLNEYREFIEKDAALERRFQQVYVGEPTVEDTVAILRGLKERYEAHHKVAIADAALVAAASLSHRYIPSRQLPDKAIDLIDEAASRLRMEIDSAPLEIDELRRHVDRLKLEELALKKEKDDASKERLATLRETLAVEQARLADLQGRWERERASLNRVGDLKTKLDAARMDAERAQREGNLEKASRLLYAEIPALERQLVEAERDEPAGDRMVNDQVTDEDIAAVIAAWTGIPVGRLLQGETEKLLHLEAELGKRLIGQKEAVKAVSDAVRRSRAGISDPGRPTGSFLFLGPTGVGKTELAKALAAFLFDDEHAMVRIDMSEYGEKHSVSRLVGAPPGYVGYEQGGQLTEAVRRRPYSVVLLDEVEKAHPEVFDVLLQVMDDGRLTDGQGRTVDFKNVILILTSNLGSPILIDPTLSIEQKREQVQGLVRQAFKPEFVNRLDDIVIFQALTQDDLAQIVELAVDALQRRLRDRRLMLAVTPEARTWLAERGYDPAFGARPLRRLIQSEIQDRLAMAILGGGVHDGDVVRVDVAVDGSGLSLASEGPSVG, from the coding sequence ATGAACGCCACACAGAACCCCGGGCAGGAGGAGTCGCAGAGCGCCCTCGAGCAGTTCGGGATCAACCTCACCGACCGCGCGCGCCAGGGCAAGCTCGACCCCGTCATCGGGCGCGACAGCGAGATCCGCCGCGTCAGCCAGGTGCTGACCCGCCGCACCAAGAACAATCCCGTCCTCATCGGCGAGCCCGGCGTCGGCAAGACCGCCGTCGTCGAGGGCCTCGCGCAGCGCATCGTCGCCGGCGATGTCGCCGAGTCGCTCAAAGACAAGGAGCTCGTCACGCTCGACATCTCGGCGCTGGTGGCCGGTGCGATGTACCGCGGACAGTTCGAGGAGCGCCTCAAGAGCGTCCTGAAGGAGATCACCGAGTCCGACGGGCGCATCATCACGTTCATCGACGAGCTGCACGTGCTCATGGGCGCCGGCGGCGGCGAGGGGTCGGTCGCGGCATCCAACATGCTCAAGCCCATGCTCGCCCGCGGCGAGCTGCGCCTCATCGGGGCGACGACGCTCAACGAGTACCGCGAGTTCATCGAGAAGGATGCCGCGCTCGAGCGCCGCTTCCAGCAGGTCTACGTCGGCGAGCCGACGGTCGAGGACACCGTCGCGATCCTGCGCGGGCTCAAGGAGCGCTACGAGGCCCACCACAAGGTGGCGATCGCGGATGCCGCGCTCGTCGCCGCGGCATCCCTCAGCCACCGCTACATCCCGAGCCGGCAGCTGCCCGACAAGGCCATCGACCTGATCGACGAGGCCGCGTCCCGGCTGCGCATGGAGATCGACTCCGCGCCGCTCGAGATCGACGAGCTGCGCCGGCACGTCGATCGCCTCAAGCTCGAGGAGCTCGCCCTCAAGAAGGAGAAGGACGACGCGTCCAAGGAGCGTCTGGCGACGCTGCGCGAGACGCTCGCCGTCGAGCAGGCCAGGCTCGCCGATCTGCAGGGACGGTGGGAGCGCGAGCGCGCATCGCTGAACCGCGTCGGCGACCTCAAGACCAAGCTCGACGCCGCCCGCATGGACGCCGAGCGCGCGCAGCGCGAGGGCAACCTCGAGAAGGCGTCCCGTCTGCTGTACGCCGAGATCCCCGCGCTCGAGCGGCAGCTCGTGGAGGCCGAACGCGACGAGCCGGCCGGCGACCGCATGGTCAACGACCAGGTCACCGACGAAGACATCGCCGCCGTCATCGCGGCGTGGACGGGCATCCCGGTCGGGCGGCTGCTGCAGGGCGAGACCGAGAAGCTGCTGCACCTCGAGGCCGAGCTCGGCAAGCGGCTCATCGGGCAGAAAGAGGCGGTCAAGGCCGTGTCCGACGCGGTGCGGCGTTCACGCGCGGGCATCAGCGACCCCGGCCGGCCGACGGGCTCGTTCCTGTTCCTCGGCCCGACGGGCGTGGGCAAGACCGAGCTCGCGAAGGCGCTCGCCGCGTTCCTCTTCGACGACGAGCACGCGATGGTGCGCATCGACATGTCGGAGTACGGCGAGAAGCACTCCGTTTCGCGCCTGGTCGGCGCCCCTCCCGGCTACGTCGGCTACGAGCAGGGGGGTCAGCTGACCGAGGCGGTGCGCCGCCGGCCCTACTCGGTCGTGCTGCTCGACGAGGTCGAGAAGGCGCATCCCGAGGTCTTCGACGTGCTCCTGCAGGTGATGGACGACGGACGCCTCACCGACGGCCAGGGCCGCACGGTCGACTTCAAGAACGTGATCCTGATCCTGACGTCGAACCTCGGTTCGCCGATCCTGATCGATCCGACGCTGTCGATCGAGCAGAAGCGCGAGCAGGTGCAGGGCCTCGTCCGCCAGGCCTTCAAGCCCGAGTTCGTGAACCGCCTCGACGACATCGTGATCTTCCAGGCGCTCACGCAGGACGACCTCGCGCAGATCGTCGAGCTCGCCGTCGACGCGCTGCAGCGCCGACTGCGTGATCGTCGGCTCATGCTCGCGGTCACGCCCGAGGCGCGCACGTGGCTCGCCGAGCGCGGCTACGACCCGGCGTTCGGTGCCCGTCCGCTGCGCCGGCTCATCCAGTCCGAGATCCAGGACCGCCTCGCGATGGCGATCCTCGGCGGCGGGGTGCACGACGGCGACGTGGTGAGGGTGGATGTCGCGGTCGACGGATCCGGTCTGTCGCTCGCGAGCGAGGGGCCTTCCGTCGGCTGA
- a CDS encoding UbiA family prenyltransferase: protein MRIVRALWGSTHPGPTLVVTGLALALGVAVGLEPWRLVLLVLAVFAGQLSIGLSNDAIDAPRDRAVGRTDKPIARGDVSERAAWTAAIGAVAVALVLSAPLGFGMLAAHAIFLASAWSYNAGLKSTPFSIVPFVVSFGIFPSLATLAAPDPRLAAPWGWVAGAALGAAVHLTNVLPDLEDDRATGVRGLPHRIGARASAIVAAVGIVVGAVAVLVGAAGGDLGAVGVLGWVFFAAVVTVAAVTAVLAVVRPPTRTLFRLVMLAALLLSAQLVATGGAIAA, encoded by the coding sequence GTGCGCATAGTCCGGGCTCTGTGGGGATCGACGCATCCCGGTCCGACCCTCGTCGTCACCGGGCTCGCGCTCGCGCTCGGCGTCGCGGTCGGGCTCGAGCCGTGGCGTCTCGTGCTGCTCGTGCTCGCGGTCTTCGCGGGGCAGCTCTCGATCGGGCTCTCCAACGACGCGATCGACGCGCCGCGCGACCGGGCCGTCGGCCGCACCGACAAGCCCATCGCGCGCGGCGATGTCTCCGAACGGGCGGCGTGGACGGCGGCGATCGGCGCGGTGGCCGTCGCGCTCGTGCTCTCGGCTCCGCTCGGGTTCGGGATGCTGGCCGCCCACGCGATCTTCCTGGCGTCGGCCTGGTCGTACAACGCGGGGCTGAAGTCCACGCCGTTTTCGATCGTGCCGTTCGTCGTCAGCTTCGGCATCTTCCCGTCCCTCGCGACTCTCGCCGCACCCGACCCGCGCCTCGCCGCCCCGTGGGGCTGGGTCGCGGGCGCGGCGCTCGGCGCGGCCGTGCACCTCACCAACGTCCTCCCCGACCTCGAGGACGACCGGGCGACCGGCGTGCGCGGCCTGCCCCACCGGATCGGCGCCCGCGCGTCGGCGATCGTCGCGGCCGTGGGCATCGTCGTAGGCGCCGTCGCGGTGCTCGTCGGGGCCGCCGGGGGCGATCTTGGCGCCGTGGGCGTGCTCGGCTGGGTGTTCTTCGCCGCGGTCGTGACGGTCGCCGCCGTCACCGCGGTGCTCGCCGTCGTGCGGCCGCCGACGCGCACGCTGTTCCGGCTCGTGATGCTGGCTGCGCTGCTCCTGTCGGCGCAGCTCGTCGCGACCGGCGGCGCGATCGCCGCCTGA
- a CDS encoding FAD-dependent oxidoreductase, whose protein sequence is MPDVVVVGAGPVGTLLSSELARRGVAVTVLERRTEPGGGSRAIGVHSPVLAALEASGITERLLARAVRVSRGEARSGGRTLGVVRFDRLDRRYPFVATLPQHETEAALADGAPAPRRGAMVTGVRPVGRGIRISLEDGDDVTAPLVVVAGGWRARDLVYRPGGVHVRPYADRYLMADVAAGDGGDVAVIGIDRDGVLESFPLTGGRRRYVAWDAGAPGADRADRLRAALHDRGEHAAAERIETATAFEVRRAVAPALRRDRLFVVGDTAHEVSPIGGQGMNLGLLDAATLAPLLAAWVRAGVAPDAELARWERRRLASARTAARLASVNTSLGRPLGPFANAVRREGLRLALLPPGERMLAHAYSMGFDRDA, encoded by the coding sequence ATGCCTGACGTCGTCGTCGTCGGGGCGGGTCCTGTCGGCACCCTGCTGTCGTCCGAACTGGCGCGACGCGGCGTGGCCGTGACCGTCCTCGAGCGCCGCACCGAGCCCGGTGGGGGGTCGCGCGCCATCGGGGTCCATTCCCCGGTGCTGGCCGCGCTCGAGGCATCCGGCATCACCGAGCGTCTGCTCGCGAGGGCCGTGCGCGTGTCGCGCGGGGAGGCGCGCTCGGGCGGACGCACCCTGGGAGTCGTCCGCTTCGACCGGCTCGATCGACGGTACCCGTTCGTGGCGACGCTCCCGCAGCACGAGACCGAGGCCGCCCTCGCGGACGGCGCACCCGCCCCTCGCCGTGGCGCGATGGTCACCGGCGTGCGACCGGTGGGACGCGGCATCCGGATCTCGCTCGAAGACGGGGACGACGTCACGGCCCCGCTCGTCGTCGTGGCGGGAGGCTGGCGGGCGCGCGACCTCGTCTATCGCCCCGGCGGCGTGCACGTGCGGCCGTACGCGGACAGGTACCTCATGGCGGATGTCGCGGCCGGCGATGGCGGCGATGTCGCGGTCATCGGCATCGATCGCGACGGCGTGCTCGAGTCCTTCCCTCTCACCGGCGGGCGCCGGCGGTACGTGGCGTGGGACGCCGGCGCTCCCGGAGCGGACCGCGCCGACCGGCTGCGTGCCGCCCTGCACGACCGCGGCGAGCACGCGGCGGCCGAGCGGATCGAGACCGCGACCGCGTTCGAGGTGCGCCGGGCCGTCGCGCCCGCGCTGCGCCGCGATCGCCTGTTCGTGGTCGGCGACACCGCCCACGAGGTCAGTCCGATCGGCGGGCAGGGGATGAATCTCGGGCTGCTGGATGCCGCGACCCTTGCGCCGCTGCTCGCCGCGTGGGTGCGCGCCGGCGTGGCGCCCGACGCCGAACTGGCGCGCTGGGAGCGGCGACGCCTCGCCTCGGCGCGCACGGCCGCCCGGCTCGCGAGCGTGAACACGTCGCTCGGCCGGCCGCTCGGCCCGTTCGCGAACGCCGTGCGACGGGAAGGGCTGCGGCTCGCGCTCCTGCCTCCCGGCGAGCGGATGCTGGCCCACGCGTACTCGATGGGGTTCGACCGCGACGCGTGA
- a CDS encoding methyltransferase domain-containing protein produces MSLSVRDAELEELMDDPACDPRRLKATLRRFATVNRLFSGWGATYRDRLRPALTALGRPARVLDLGSGGGDLVVRLAALARRDGLDVTWVGADPDPRSLEIAGERASAGIDFRVTDAAALRRAGETFDAVVSNHVIHHLAPAELRAFAADSLALSRGPVIHSDIRRSAAAYGMYAVAITPFAPGTFLRTDGLRSIRRSYLPDELGGALGARWRVETGSPFRVLALAHGDA; encoded by the coding sequence ATGAGCCTGAGCGTCCGCGACGCCGAGCTCGAGGAGCTCATGGACGACCCGGCGTGCGATCCCCGGCGTCTGAAGGCGACCCTCCGGCGGTTCGCGACGGTCAATCGGCTCTTCTCGGGGTGGGGCGCCACCTATCGCGACCGTCTGCGCCCCGCGCTCACGGCACTCGGCCGGCCCGCGCGTGTGCTCGACCTCGGCTCGGGCGGCGGTGATCTCGTCGTGCGGCTGGCCGCCCTGGCGCGGCGCGACGGCCTCGACGTGACCTGGGTCGGCGCGGACCCCGACCCCCGATCGCTCGAGATCGCCGGAGAGCGCGCGTCGGCGGGCATCGACTTCCGGGTGACGGATGCCGCGGCCCTCCGCCGCGCGGGTGAGACGTTCGACGCCGTGGTGTCGAACCACGTGATCCACCATCTCGCCCCCGCCGAGCTGCGCGCGTTCGCGGCGGACTCGCTCGCGCTGAGCCGCGGTCCGGTGATCCACTCCGACATCCGCCGCAGCGCCGCGGCCTATGGAATGTACGCCGTGGCGATCACGCCCTTCGCCCCGGGAACCTTCCTGCGCACCGACGGACTGCGCTCGATCCGCCGCAGCTACCTGCCCGACGAGCTCGGCGGCGCGCTCGGCGCACGCTGGCGGGTCGAGACCGGGTCGCCGTTCCGCGTGCTGGCGCTGGCGCACGGCGATGCCTGA